In a single window of the Pedococcus dokdonensis genome:
- a CDS encoding HelD family protein: MTGSAHSGAETSGAESSSAPPSSAEPSSPAPSTDKASSAEVAREIAIEQAHVDLVYAELTKAQARAGLIEADGLARGRTDRTGDVRDEELTGLFERDALVFNAARRRSTLDTQYEGLVFGRLDLDHSLSDASRDADRETRYIGRLGVRDDDYEPLVVDWRAPAAAAFYRATPVEPMDVLRRRVLRCKGADVVGVEDDLMVPEAPDDLVVVGDGALLAALTRSRGAQMRDIVATIQRHQDEAIRASARGITEITGGPGTGKTVVALHRAAYLLYSDRRRFESGGILVVGPSAAYTAYIERVLPSLGEESVTLRSLGDVVDGVTATRLDTPEVAALKGSLRIRRLLARAAADTPPEAPDSFRAFVNGKAVRVDAPVLDRIRAQVLRNHQRNLSAKAVQSALAEAAWSSVREGDRAEFMDRFEDHLEVDAFLEAWWPQVDPREVLLWLADPERVRQHGAGVLSPQESDLFAASMQHALEVGSWSAADAALVDDLAARLGPVQDAPAEERGFYEIEELDDVSQFGVAEVPSGVDRRATATTGSRTAPSDPREMLLQGRVEAPGEYAHVLVDEAQDLSPMQWRMLGRRGRYSSWTVVGDAAQASWPDAVEAGRAREEAFGTQERRLFHMDTNYRNAREIFDYAARVVRAQVPDADIPQAVRETGVDPVEVAVRGGEWLAAATAAVETLLEEVEGSIAVITPSRYAVELAELATLSDRVGVIDPMSTKGLEYDATVIVDPDEVSAESPGGVRVLYVALTRAAHRMTVLRPA; the protein is encoded by the coding sequence GTGACGGGATCCGCACACTCGGGCGCCGAGACCTCAGGCGCCGAGTCCTCGAGCGCGCCGCCGTCGAGCGCCGAGCCCTCGAGCCCCGCCCCCTCGACGGACAAGGCGTCCAGCGCCGAGGTCGCTCGCGAGATCGCCATCGAGCAGGCCCACGTCGACCTGGTCTACGCCGAGCTCACCAAGGCCCAGGCCCGCGCGGGCCTGATCGAGGCCGACGGGCTGGCGCGCGGCCGCACCGACCGCACCGGCGACGTGCGCGACGAGGAGCTGACCGGGCTCTTCGAGCGCGACGCCCTGGTCTTCAACGCCGCGCGGCGACGGTCGACCCTCGACACCCAGTACGAAGGCCTGGTCTTCGGCCGGCTCGACCTCGACCACTCCCTCTCCGACGCCTCGCGCGACGCCGACCGCGAGACCCGCTACATCGGCCGCCTGGGGGTGCGCGACGACGACTACGAGCCGCTCGTGGTCGACTGGCGCGCGCCTGCCGCGGCGGCCTTCTACCGGGCCACCCCGGTCGAGCCGATGGACGTGCTGCGCCGTCGCGTGCTGCGCTGCAAGGGCGCCGACGTGGTCGGGGTCGAGGACGACCTGATGGTGCCCGAGGCGCCCGACGACCTGGTCGTCGTCGGTGACGGCGCACTCCTCGCCGCCCTGACGCGCAGCCGCGGAGCCCAGATGCGCGACATCGTCGCCACCATCCAGCGGCACCAGGACGAGGCCATCCGCGCCTCCGCCCGGGGCATCACCGAGATCACCGGCGGCCCGGGCACCGGCAAGACGGTCGTGGCACTGCACCGTGCCGCCTATCTCCTCTACTCCGACCGGCGCCGCTTCGAGTCCGGCGGGATCCTGGTCGTGGGCCCGTCGGCCGCCTACACCGCATACATCGAGCGAGTGCTCCCCTCGCTCGGCGAGGAGTCGGTGACGCTGCGCTCGCTCGGTGACGTCGTCGACGGCGTCACCGCCACCCGGCTCGACACCCCCGAGGTCGCCGCCCTCAAGGGGTCGCTGCGGATCCGCCGGCTGCTGGCCCGCGCGGCGGCGGACACCCCGCCCGAGGCACCCGACTCGTTCCGGGCCTTCGTCAACGGCAAGGCCGTGCGCGTCGACGCCCCGGTCCTCGACCGGATCCGCGCGCAGGTGCTGCGCAACCACCAGCGCAACCTGTCGGCCAAGGCCGTGCAGAGCGCGCTGGCCGAGGCCGCCTGGTCCAGCGTCCGTGAGGGTGACCGCGCCGAGTTCATGGACCGCTTCGAGGACCACCTCGAGGTCGACGCGTTCCTCGAGGCGTGGTGGCCGCAGGTCGACCCGCGCGAGGTGCTGCTCTGGCTCGCCGACCCCGAGCGGGTGCGTCAGCACGGCGCCGGGGTCCTCAGCCCGCAGGAGAGCGACCTCTTCGCTGCCTCCATGCAGCACGCCCTCGAGGTCGGCAGCTGGTCGGCCGCGGATGCCGCGCTGGTCGACGACCTCGCGGCCCGGCTCGGTCCAGTGCAGGACGCCCCTGCCGAGGAGCGCGGGTTCTACGAGATCGAGGAGCTCGACGACGTCTCGCAGTTCGGCGTGGCCGAGGTGCCGAGCGGGGTCGACCGGCGCGCGACCGCCACGACCGGGTCGCGCACCGCCCCCAGCGACCCGCGCGAGATGCTGCTCCAGGGCCGGGTCGAGGCGCCCGGCGAGTACGCCCACGTCCTCGTCGACGAGGCCCAGGACCTCTCGCCGATGCAGTGGCGGATGCTCGGACGACGCGGCCGCTACTCGTCGTGGACCGTCGTCGGAGACGCGGCGCAGGCGTCCTGGCCCGACGCCGTCGAGGCCGGGCGGGCCCGCGAGGAGGCGTTCGGCACGCAGGAGCGCCGGCTCTTCCACATGGACACCAACTACCGCAACGCGCGCGAGATCTTCGACTACGCGGCGCGGGTGGTGCGCGCCCAGGTGCCCGACGCGGACATCCCGCAGGCGGTCCGCGAGACCGGGGTCGACCCGGTCGAGGTGGCCGTGCGCGGTGGCGAGTGGCTGGCCGCGGCCACGGCCGCCGTCGAGACGTTGCTCGAGGAGGTCGAGGGCTCGATCGCCGTGATCACCCCGAGCCGGTATGCCGTGGAGCTGGCCGAGCTGGCCACGCTCAGTGACCGAGTGGGCGTCATCGACCCCATGTCGACCAAGGGCCTCGAGTACGACGCGACCGTCATCGTCGACCCCGACGAGGTCTCCGCGGAGTCACCGGGTGGGGTGCGGGTGCTCTACGTCGCACTCACCCGGGCGGCCCACCGCATGACGGTGCTCCGACCCGCCTGA
- a CDS encoding helix-turn-helix transcriptional regulator, which yields MPDEGRTDEAAQAAVAGVADAVLTNGRGPAIEADTAEVEGTVTRVYLAVLQHQEPTRSLLIAQGMKAPLVDHSLDVLGSRGLIRVHPGGRVEVVPPDISLPALALDYERRARETRSAAHELAQVYFQARSATRVPDVGTVRILNSMDEIAAVTAEAVAAGTERIRSFRSLSPRTRAVFASPLHSHEEPTRGVGGNVLDYTTVYDTEVLEIDGALETLEARERGGERFRFTSGVPFSAVIVDEAVAIVDVSAFDPSGFGSAAIRARSMVLALIALSDHLWDLGSTLATGGVTTERRDQLILSLLAAGAPDATIARQAGVSQRTVERRVRALMDQLGAGTRFQAGVQAARRGLV from the coding sequence ATGCCGGACGAGGGTCGGACGGACGAGGCCGCGCAGGCCGCCGTCGCGGGGGTCGCGGACGCGGTGCTGACCAACGGTCGCGGGCCGGCGATCGAGGCCGACACCGCCGAGGTGGAGGGGACCGTCACCCGGGTCTACCTCGCCGTCCTCCAGCACCAGGAGCCGACCCGGTCGCTGCTCATCGCGCAGGGCATGAAGGCGCCCCTGGTCGACCACTCCCTCGACGTCCTCGGCAGCAGGGGACTGATCCGGGTGCACCCCGGTGGCCGCGTGGAGGTGGTGCCCCCGGACATCTCCCTTCCCGCGCTGGCCCTGGACTACGAACGACGCGCCCGCGAGACGCGCTCGGCCGCCCACGAGCTGGCTCAGGTCTACTTCCAGGCGCGGTCGGCCACGCGGGTGCCCGACGTGGGCACCGTCCGGATCCTCAACTCGATGGACGAGATCGCGGCCGTGACCGCGGAGGCGGTGGCCGCCGGCACCGAACGGATCCGGTCGTTCCGCTCCCTGTCTCCGCGCACCCGAGCGGTGTTCGCGAGCCCTCTGCACAGCCACGAGGAGCCGACCCGCGGGGTGGGCGGCAACGTGCTGGACTACACGACGGTCTACGACACCGAGGTCCTGGAGATCGACGGCGCGCTGGAGACCCTCGAGGCCCGCGAGCGCGGTGGCGAGCGCTTCCGGTTCACCTCAGGAGTGCCCTTCTCGGCCGTGATCGTGGACGAGGCGGTGGCGATCGTCGACGTCAGCGCGTTCGACCCCTCGGGCTTCGGGTCGGCCGCGATCCGGGCCCGCTCGATGGTGCTCGCCCTGATCGCCCTCTCCGACCACCTCTGGGACCTCGGCTCGACCCTGGCGACCGGTGGGGTGACGACTGAACGTCGAGACCAGCTCATCCTGTCGCTGCTCGCGGCGGGGGCACCCGACGCGACGATCGCGCGCCAGGCGGGGGTGTCCCAGCGCACCGTGGAGCGCCGGGTCCGGGCCCTGATGGACCAGCTCGGTGCGGGCACCCGCTTCCAGGCTGGGGTGCAGGCCGCGCGCCGCGGTCTGGTCTAG
- the purD gene encoding phosphoribosylamine--glycine ligase has protein sequence MKVLVIGSGAREHAIVRALGSDSEVDAVIVAPGNPGMDAIALCEALPGGVLDGDGIVELATRHAVDLVVIGPEAPLVAGVADVVRAAGLPVFGPSAAAAQLEGSKSFAKDVMAAADVPTAMARVCHTLDEVGAALDALGAPHVVKDDGLAAGKGVVVTDDRDEALAHARACLAKEGGVVVVEEFLDGPEVSLFCLCDGSTVIPLAPAQDFKRVGDGDQGPNTGGMGAYSPLDWAPASLVDELVTRVAEPTVEEMARRGTPFSGVLYVGAAVTSRGPRVIEFNARFGDPETQVVLARLRTPLGGLLRAAATGELDGFGTLAWSDQHAVTVVVASHNYPGTPRTGDPVTGIEEATDVPTAYVLHAGTGRADDGTLVSAGGRVLSVVALGDSLSQARERVYDAVGQIELEGSHHRTDIALAAEREELHVG, from the coding sequence GTGAAGGTTCTCGTGATCGGTTCCGGTGCCCGCGAGCACGCCATCGTCAGGGCCCTCGGGTCCGACTCCGAGGTGGACGCCGTCATCGTCGCCCCCGGCAACCCCGGGATGGACGCCATCGCGCTCTGCGAGGCCCTGCCCGGCGGTGTGCTCGACGGCGACGGCATCGTCGAGCTGGCCACGCGGCACGCGGTCGACCTCGTCGTGATCGGGCCCGAGGCGCCGCTGGTCGCCGGGGTGGCCGACGTCGTGCGCGCCGCGGGGCTCCCGGTCTTCGGGCCGTCCGCCGCCGCTGCGCAGCTCGAGGGGAGCAAGTCGTTCGCCAAGGACGTGATGGCCGCGGCCGACGTGCCGACCGCGATGGCGCGCGTCTGCCACACGCTCGACGAGGTGGGTGCGGCGCTCGATGCCCTCGGGGCCCCCCACGTGGTCAAGGACGACGGGCTCGCCGCAGGCAAGGGCGTGGTCGTCACCGATGACCGGGACGAGGCGCTTGCCCACGCCCGGGCCTGCCTGGCCAAGGAGGGCGGCGTCGTGGTGGTCGAGGAGTTCCTCGACGGCCCCGAGGTGTCGCTGTTCTGCCTCTGCGACGGAAGCACCGTGATCCCGCTTGCCCCCGCCCAGGACTTCAAGCGGGTCGGCGACGGTGACCAGGGCCCGAACACCGGCGGCATGGGCGCCTACAGCCCGCTCGACTGGGCGCCGGCGTCGCTGGTCGACGAGCTGGTGACCCGGGTCGCGGAGCCCACCGTCGAGGAGATGGCTCGGCGAGGCACGCCGTTCTCCGGGGTGCTCTACGTCGGCGCGGCCGTGACCTCGCGTGGCCCACGGGTCATCGAGTTCAACGCCCGCTTCGGCGACCCCGAGACCCAGGTCGTGCTGGCCCGGCTCCGGACCCCGCTGGGGGGTCTGCTGCGCGCGGCGGCCACCGGCGAGCTCGACGGGTTCGGCACCCTCGCCTGGTCCGACCAGCACGCCGTCACCGTCGTGGTGGCTTCGCACAACTACCCCGGCACACCACGCACCGGCGACCCCGTGACGGGGATCGAGGAGGCCACTGACGTGCCCACGGCATACGTGCTCCACGCGGGCACCGGACGGGCCGACGACGGCACGCTCGTGTCGGCGGGTGGACGGGTGCTCTCCGTCGTGGCGCTCGGCGACAGCCTGAGCCAGGCCCGCGAACGGGTCTATGACGCCGTCGGGCAGATCGAGCTCGAGGGGTCGCACCACCGCACCGACATCGCGCTCGCGGCCGAGCGCGAGGAGCTGCACGTCGGCTGA
- a CDS encoding MFS transporter, whose protein sequence is MTTATDPAAPDTPFRAPSLFDRAHLPFAVGAVALVTLGAFENRATMTVLPTVARDLDGLWLFGAASAAPLVSFVVATVVAGAWADHRGPVRPLQAGMLVFLASQVAMALAPSMAVFALGRFGSGISEALMDVSLTVLLARTMPEELRAKVFAAFAAAWVLPSLVGPPVAGLLTETLSWRSVFGVGVVLLPGAWLLLRPAMRSQGASGSPAEQDTRWTPREHRAVRAAALAAAGLAALTAGGSLLGRSGPVEVLGLALVLVGAAATVPALRTVLPAGTLRLAHGIPALVALRGLVAAAFGTAGSLLPLMLTTTHGLGPAAAGASLTVTGLSWAAGSQLHGLDVVQRRVSAVRRLAVGFGLITVGVLGPALTSLDLLPVVAGLVLWGVAGLGMGIVSPTLSTQLLLFAPVSDQGRITAASSLTASVAQAVGLAAAGALIAWQAPDLPGWLFATTIAACGLVGAVGLAAARRAG, encoded by the coding sequence ATGACCACCGCCACCGACCCAGCGGCGCCCGACACCCCCTTCCGCGCACCTTCGCTCTTCGACCGCGCCCACCTCCCGTTCGCCGTGGGAGCGGTGGCCCTGGTGACCCTCGGCGCGTTCGAGAACCGCGCCACCATGACGGTCCTTCCCACCGTGGCTCGCGACCTCGACGGGTTGTGGCTGTTCGGGGCGGCGAGCGCGGCGCCGCTGGTGTCGTTCGTCGTGGCCACCGTCGTCGCAGGTGCCTGGGCCGACCACCGCGGGCCGGTGCGCCCCCTGCAGGCCGGGATGCTCGTCTTCCTCGCGTCGCAGGTGGCGATGGCGCTGGCCCCGAGCATGGCGGTCTTCGCGCTGGGTCGGTTCGGGTCGGGGATCTCCGAGGCGCTGATGGACGTCTCGCTCACGGTGCTGCTCGCCCGCACGATGCCGGAGGAGCTGCGGGCCAAGGTGTTTGCGGCGTTCGCCGCCGCCTGGGTCCTCCCGTCGCTGGTCGGGCCGCCGGTCGCCGGGCTGCTCACCGAGACGCTGTCGTGGCGTTCGGTGTTCGGGGTCGGGGTCGTCCTGCTGCCCGGCGCGTGGCTGCTGCTCCGGCCGGCCATGCGCTCCCAGGGCGCGAGCGGATCGCCCGCAGAGCAGGACACCCGCTGGACGCCACGGGAGCACCGGGCCGTGCGCGCCGCCGCGCTCGCCGCGGCCGGGCTGGCTGCGCTGACCGCGGGCGGGTCGCTGCTCGGCCGGTCCGGCCCGGTCGAAGTGCTCGGCCTCGCCCTCGTGCTGGTCGGCGCAGCCGCCACCGTGCCGGCCCTGCGCACCGTCCTGCCGGCCGGGACACTGCGGCTCGCCCACGGCATACCGGCGCTCGTGGCGCTGCGCGGGCTCGTGGCCGCCGCCTTCGGCACCGCGGGGAGCCTCCTGCCCCTGATGCTCACCACGACGCACGGCCTGGGGCCGGCGGCAGCCGGCGCCAGCCTGACCGTCACCGGCCTCTCCTGGGCGGCCGGGTCACAGCTGCACGGGCTCGACGTGGTGCAGCGCCGGGTGTCGGCGGTGCGCCGCCTCGCGGTCGGCTTCGGGCTCATCACGGTCGGCGTGCTCGGCCCGGCGCTCACCAGCCTCGACCTGCTACCGGTGGTCGCAGGGCTGGTGCTCTGGGGCGTCGCCGGGCTCGGCATGGGGATCGTGTCGCCCACCCTCTCGACCCAGCTCCTGCTCTTCGCCCCGGTGAGCGACCAGGGCCGGATCACCGCCGCGTCGAGTCTCACCGCGTCGGTCGCCCAGGCCGTGGGACTCGCGGCGGCCGGGGCGCTGATCGCGTGGCAGGCGCCCGACCTGCCCGGTTGGCTGTTCGCGACCACCATCGCCGCCTGCGGCCTCGTGGGTGCCGTGGGCCTCGCGGCCGCCCGCCGCGCCGGTTGA